A DNA window from Dama dama isolate Ldn47 chromosome 19, ASM3311817v1, whole genome shotgun sequence contains the following coding sequences:
- the MRPL47 gene encoding large ribosomal subunit protein uL29m, with protein MAAASLAVFCRRVSAALKASTSLISSQALASTGCRFSLSLLTKNTSDVTSFHQCRLLHTTLSRRGLEEFFDDPKNWGEEKVKSGASWTCQQLRNKSNEDLHKLWYVLLKERNMLLTLEQEAKRQRLPMPSPERLEKVVDSMDALDKVVQEREDALRLLQTGQEKPRPGAWRRDIFGRIIWHKFKQWPIPWYLNKRYNRKRFFAMPYVERFVRLRIEKQARIKARKINLARKKEKFLQKKFPHLSEAQKSSAA; from the exons ATGGCTGCTGCCAGTTTGGCTGTTTTCTGCAGAAGAGTCTCGGCCGCTCTGAAGGCTTCTACGTCGTTAATAAGTTCCCAAGCCCTTGCTAGCACAGG TTGCAGGTTTTCTCTTAGTCTGTTGACTAAGAATACATCAGATGTCACATCTTTTCACCAGTGTAGATTACTTCATACCACATTGTCTAGGAGAGGACTGGAAGAATTTTTTGATGACCCAAAGAATTGGGGGGAAGAAAAGGTGAAATCTG GAGCTTCATGGACCTGTCAGCAATTAAGGAACAAAAGTAATGAAGATTTACATAAACTTTG gtATGTTCtcctgaaagaaagaaacatgctCCTAACTCTAGAACAGGAAGCTAAGCGACAGAGGCTGCCAATGCCAAGCCCGGAGCGCTTAGAAAAG GTGGTAGATTCCATGGATGCATTAGATAAAGTTGTCCAGGAAAGGGAAGATGCCCTCAGACTTCTTCAGACTGGTCAAGAAAAGCCTAGACCTGGTGCTTGGAGAAGAGACATCTTTGGAAGAATCATCTG GCACAAGTTCAAGCAGTGGCCTATACCTTGGTACCTAAATAAAAGATATAATAGAAAACGATTTTTTGCAATGCCCTACGTGGAACGTTTTGTCAG ATTGAGAATTGAGAAACAAGCCCGCATCAAAGCAAGGAAGATAAATTTAGcacgaaagaaagaaaagtttcttCAGAAAAAGTTTCCACATCTTTCTGAAGCCCAGAAGTCAAGTGCTGCCTAA